The Starkeya sp. ORNL1 DNA window CGGTGCAGGCGCGCCAGCTGTGGCGTAGCGCGAATTGCCGTGCGGCGTCGCGATCGAGCGTGAGCGCTTCCAATGCCGCGGCGCGAAGGTCGTTGCTGAGCACGCCGACCCGGTCTGCCCCTTCGGCCGTCGGGCCGATCACGTCAACCGGTCCGGTGACCGGGAAGGCAGCGACCGGGAGGCCGCTCGCCAGCGCTTCCAGCAACACGATGCCGAAGGTGTCGGTGAGGCTCGGGAATACGAAGACGTCGGCGGCGGAGTAAGCCTGGGCAAGGCTCTCGCCCTCGCGCAGGCCGAGGAAGCGGGCGGCCGGATAGCGCGCCTGCAATTCGCCGCGCGCCGGGCCTTCGCCGACGATGAGCTTGGTGCCGGGCAGATCGAGCGCGAGGAACGCCTCGATGTTCTTCTCCACCGACACCCGGCCGACATAGAGGAAGACCGGGCGCGGCAGATCGTGCAGCGCGGGGTCGGTGATCTCGTCCATCGTGCGGGGGCGGAACAGGTCGGCATGCACGCCGCGCGACCAGCGCATGATGTTGCGGAAGCCGCGGCCGCGCAGCTCGGTCTCCAGCGTGTCGGTCGAGACCATCATGCCGGCGGCGGCATTGTGGAAGCGGCGCAGCCACGCATAGGACAGGCGCTGCGGCACCGGGGCGCGCGCGGCAAGATATTCCGGGAAGCGGGTATGGTAGCTGGTGGTGAAGATCCGCCCCTGCGCGAGGCAGGCGCCGCGCGTCATAATGCCGATCGGCCCTTCGGTCGCGATGTGCACGAAATCCGGGGCCTGCTGGCGCAGCCGCCGGGCGATCATCCGCGAGGTGGTCAGCGCCAGCCGGATCTCCGGATAGGTCGGCATCGGAAGGGTGCGGAATTCCTTCGGGGTGAGGAATTCTATTGTTGCGCCGAGTTGCGTCGCCTCGCGCGCGGTGTGCTCGAGCGAGCGCACCACGCCATTGACTTGCGGATGCCAGGCGTCCGTCGCGATCAGTATGCGCATCAGGCAGCGACCCGCGGGCGTTCGAGCAGGAGCGGAGCATCAGCACCGGAGCGGAAACGCCGCGCCCAGTCAATCAGTTCGAAGCGGCCATCCTCATGCTCGACAATGGCGGTGCAGCTTTCCACCCAGTCGCCGGTATTGAGATAGGCGATGCCGAAGCGGTCATGCATCACGGCGTGGTGGATGTGGCCGCAAATGACGCCGTCAACCTTGTGGCGCCGCGCCTCATTGGCCACGGCTTCCTCGAAGCGGCCGATGAAGTTCACCGCGTTCTTCACCCGGAGCTTGGCCCATTGGCTCAGCGACCAATAAGGGAAGCCGAGCTTGCGGCGGACCCAGTTGAGGTAGGTGTTGACGCCGAGCGCGAAGGTGTAGGCGCCGTCGCCGAGGAAGGCGAGCCATTTGGCGTGGCGCACCACCACGTCGAACACGTCGCCATGGATGATGAGATACTTCTTGCCGTCCGCCGCTTCGTGGATCGCGGTCTCGACCACCTCGATGCCGCCGAAGTGGCTGCCATAATAGTCGCGCAGGAACTCGTCATGGTTGCCGGGCAGATAGAAGATGCGCGCGCCCTTGCGGGCCTTGCGGAGCACCTTCTGCACCACGTCATTGTGCGTCTGCG harbors:
- a CDS encoding UDP-2,3-diacylglucosamine diphosphatase codes for the protein MNDEPDARRFRSLFISDVHLGTKGCQAELFLDFLKHHDADNIYLVGDIIDGWRLRAGWYWPQTHNDVVQKVLRKARKGARIFYLPGNHDEFLRDYYGSHFGGIEVVETAIHEAADGKKYLIIHGDVFDVVVRHAKWLAFLGDGAYTFALGVNTYLNWVRRKLGFPYWSLSQWAKLRVKNAVNFIGRFEEAVANEARRHKVDGVICGHIHHAVMHDRFGIAYLNTGDWVESCTAIVEHEDGRFELIDWARRFRSGADAPLLLERPRVAA
- a CDS encoding glycosyltransferase family 1 protein — protein: MRILIATDAWHPQVNGVVRSLEHTAREATQLGATIEFLTPKEFRTLPMPTYPEIRLALTTSRMIARRLRQQAPDFVHIATEGPIGIMTRGACLAQGRIFTTSYHTRFPEYLAARAPVPQRLSYAWLRRFHNAAAGMMVSTDTLETELRGRGFRNIMRWSRGVHADLFRPRTMDEITDPALHDLPRPVFLYVGRVSVEKNIEAFLALDLPGTKLIVGEGPARGELQARYPAARFLGLREGESLAQAYSAADVFVFPSLTDTFGIVLLEALASGLPVAAFPVTGPVDVIGPTAEGADRVGVLSNDLRAAALEALTLDRDAARQFALRHSWRACTEQFLANISEAQSRVQRLAAAVG